The following proteins come from a genomic window of Sorghum bicolor cultivar BTx623 chromosome 3, Sorghum_bicolor_NCBIv3, whole genome shotgun sequence:
- the LOC8072377 gene encoding chaperone protein dnaJ 20, chloroplastic has product MPHLAATPPTSSAAAAVPTAHPTAAGRVAFRRPWDTPRLRVRARGVRREDGGGVRTEDQEQERTSSRTFYDLLGISAEGSPDEVRAAYRRLALKYHPDVSPPGAAAENTRRFIEVQEAYETLSDPSRRASYDRALARGVCLLAFSGRRSQSHRAYHHHHHHQEQEEKFGWRRSWEDQIAELKRRSTTKDSEENLSWGARMRRRAEASSAEQL; this is encoded by the exons ATGCCCCACCTCGCCGCCACTCCCCCCacttcctccgccgccgccgccgtccccaCCGCGCATCCCACGGCCGCGGGCCGCGTCGCGTTCCGGCGCCCGTGGGACACGCCGCGCCTGCGGGTGCGCGCGCGGGGCGTCCGTCgtgaggacggcggcggcgtgcgCACGGAGGATCAGGAGCAGGAGCGGACGTCATCGCGGACGTTCTACGACCTGCTCGGGATCTCGGCGGAGGGGAGCCCCGATGAGGTCCGGGCGGCCTACAGGCGGCTGGCGCTCAAGTACCACCCGGACGTGTCCCCGCCGGGCGCCGCGGCGGAGAACACCCGCCGCTTCATCGAGGTGCAGGAGGCCTACGAGACGCTCTCCGACCCGAGCCGCCGCGCCAGCTACGACCGCGCGCTCGCCCGCGGCGTCTGCCTCTTAGCCTTCTCCGGCCGCCGCTCCCAATCCCACCGCgcctaccaccaccaccaccaccaccag GAGCAGGAAGAGAAATTTGGCTGGAGAAGGTCATGGGAAGACCAGATTGCAGAGCTGAAGAGGAGGAGCACGACAAAGGATTCAGAAGAGAACCTTTCGTGGGGCGCTCGTATGCGGAGAAGGGCCGAGGCATCATCAGCAGAACAGCTATAA
- the LOC8072378 gene encoding serine/arginine-rich splicing factor 11, with amino-acid sequence MAAPKPIWVRQAEEAKLKSEAETAAAAKAAFEATFKALAAAPGDADNDADPAPPSPAEPASPESDEDDAPAPPGPVDPSKCSAAGPGIAGGSAGTPSTFTVVAKDRHSRRLTAGGARVRVRVSPAAGVGGDDLEGAVKDNGDGSYTVTYVVPKRGNYMVHIELDGAPVMGSPFPVFFSGSTATPSAAFPTALPAASSAYPNMVNQTMPNMPNYTGAPSSAFPSLLGVMPSSSVGSSGGVILPGVGSSLGEICRDYMSGKCTKAETDCKFMHPPQQLLMSVLAATTSVNALGHAPLAPSAAAMAAAQAIMAAQALQAHAAQAKAAGGTSGSINKADEADALKRTVQISNLSPVLTVDYIKQLFGLCGKVVDCTTTDSKHIAYVEYSKPEEATAALEFNSKNVGGRPLNVEMAKSLPPKANNNLPMMMQQAVQLQQMQFQQALMMQQSIATQQAAARAATMKSATEAAAARAAEISRKLKAEGFGGDNIEGKDAKGKSRSPSPPTRRSKSRSRSPIKYRSRRRSRSYSPPVRRSREHRSRSPSRSRHSKYGSDRSHRDDKDRYSRSGRRESERSRDHHSSSSRRNRSKSRSPRHKKPSRDSSRDSRSPKKQREESLSPSKSRSARAGSRSPRHHKGSKSSPTRDRHSRHSRHSRSRSPDRKHRHSDKKDSRKSEIQDDKRRSHRGSRRDKDESSVKDEGGRSHRSNRGDKDGRSVKDPVEDKRVDTNAVAHKRSSTISEDEILNDNSSNHKKSRHEVDLEVDEANDAGSAVADLNGKHETGVDGSLGGAAESAI; translated from the exons ATGGCGGCGCCCAAACCGATCTGGGTGCGCCAGGCTGAGGAGGCCAAGCTCAAGTCCGAGGCGGAGACCGCTGCCGCCGCCAAGGCCGCCTTCGAAGCCACCTTCAAGGCCCTCGCTGCCGCACCCGGCGACGCCGACAACGACGCCGACCCCGCCCCACCCTCCCCGGCCGAGCCTGCCTCCCCCGAGTCCGACGAAGACGATGCCCCGGCCCCGCCAGGCCCTGTCGACCCGTCCAAGTGCTCCGCCGCGGGGCCCGGCATCGCTGGCGGTTCCGCCGGAACGCCCTCCACCTTCACCGTCGTCGCCAAGGACCGCCACAGCCGGAGGCTCACCGCCGGCGGGGCGCGCGTGCGCGTGCGCGTCTCGCCCGCTGCGGGAGTCGGCGGGGACGATCTCGAGGGCGCTGTCAAGGACAACGGGGACGGATCCTACACGGTCACCTACGTCGTCCCCAAGCGCGGCAACTACATGGTACACATCGAGCTCGACGGCGCCCCCGTCATGGGGAGCCCCTTCCCCGTCTTCTTCAGCGGCTCCACCGCCACACCATCAGCCGCTTTCCCCACCGCTCTACCCGCGGCCAGCTCTGCCTACCCCAACATGGTCAACCAGACCATGCCTAATATGCCCAATTACACAGGCGCGCCCTCCAGTGCCTTCCCCAGCCTCCTCGGGGTCATGCCTAGTTCCTCTGTTGGTTCCTCGGGCGGAGTTATCCTGCCAGGGGTTGGTTCTTCACTGGGGGAGATATGCCGGGACTACATGAGTGGGAAGTGCACAAAGGCGGAGACTGACTGTAAGTTCATGCACCCACCGCAACAGCTGCTGATGTCGGTGCTCGCTGCCACGACTTCTGTCAATGCTCTTGGGCATGCCCCCTTGGCGCCCTCTGCGGCTGCCATGGCAGCTGCTCAGGCCATCATGGCTGCGCAGGCACTGCAGGCACATGCTGCTCAGGCCAAGGCCGCAGGTGGGACTTCAG GCTCAATAAACAAAGCTGATGAAGCTGATGCCCTGAAGAGAACAGTTCAAATTAGCAACCTGAGTCCAGTTCTTACTGTGGATTATATTAAGCAGCTATTTGGGTTATGTGGTAAAGTTGTTGATTGTACCACCACAGATTCAAAGCACATTGCTTATGTCGAGTACTCCAAACCTGAAGAAGCAACTGCAGCGTTGGAGTTCAATAGCAAGAATGTTGGTGGTCGTCCATTGAATGTGGAGATGGCTAAATCTCTTCCTCCTAAAGCAAATAATAACTTGCCCATGATGATGCAGCAAGCCGTTCAGTTGCAACAGATGCAATTCCAGCAGGCACTAATGATGCAACAGTCAATAGCAACCCAACAGGCTGCTGCACGTGCCGCCACCATGAAGTCTGCCACTGAAGCAGCTGCAGCAAGGGCTGCTGAGATAAGCAGGAAGTTGAAGGCGGAGGGCTTTGGTGGGGACAACATTGAAGGAAAAGATGCCAAAGGGAAGTCAAG ATCACCATCACCCCCTACTCGCAGATCAAAATCTCGGTCAAGATCACCTATCAAGTACCGTAGCAGGAGGCGATCCCGCTCCTACTCCCCCCCAGTTAGACGCTCAAGGGAGCACCGATCACGATCACCATCAAGATCTCGCCACTCAAAGTATGGTAGTGATCGATCGCATAGGGATGATAAGGACAGGTATAGCAGGTCTGGGAGAAGGGAGAGTGAACGATCCCGTGATCACCATTCATCTAGTTCAAGGAGGAACAGAAGCAAAAGTAGAAGTCCAAGGCATAAGAAGCCCTCCAGGGACTCCTCCAGGGACTCTAGGTCACCGAAGAAACAAAGAGAAGAAAGTTTAAGTCCATCAAAATCAAGGTCAGCTCGGGCTGGTTCAAGATCACCACGACATCACAAGGGAAGCAAATCATCGCCAACTCGTGACCGTCATTCTCGCCATAGCAGGCATTCCAGGTCCAGATCTCCTGACAGAAAGCATCGTCACAGTGATAAAAAGGACAGCAGAAAGTCTGAGATCCAGGATGACAAAAGAAGATCTCATAGAGGTAGCAGACGCGACAAAGATGAAAGTTCAGTAAAGGATGAAGGGGGAAGATCTCATAGAAGCAATAGAGGTGACAAAGATGGAAGGTCTGTAAAGGATCCAGTGGAAGATAAAAGGGTGGATACTAATGCTGTTGCACATAAGAGGAGCTCAACCATATCCGAAGATGAAATTCTGAACGACAATAGTAGTAACCATAAGAAATCTAGACATGAAGTTGATTTGGAAGTTGATGAAGCAAATGATGCGGGCTCTGCTGTAGCTGACCTTAATGGGAAACATGAAACTGGAGTAGATGGCTCTTTAGGGGGCGCTGCAGAATCTGCTATATGA
- the LOC8085061 gene encoding uncharacterized protein LOC8085061, with amino-acid sequence MAASPACAPVLVSGPTLPPQPVPFRCYRAQKPSSASSTSWRPRRRRFVLVAAASTRTSPAAARGLDADDFRHPLDKQNTLLLRAIPGLNDIGKALLGPVSEQVMVLQNIGTSVLVSPNQLPDLHQLLAEAATLLNTEAPDLYIRQNPVPNAYTLAINGKKPFIVVHTSLVELLTPKELQAVLAHELGHLKCDHGVWLTFANILTMGAYTVPGFGMVAGFLEEQLYRWLRAAELTCDRAALLVVQDPKVVISVLMKLAGGCPSLADQLNVDAFLEQARSYDKAASNPVGWYIRNAQTRELSHPLPVMRAREIDEWSRSQEYKTTMQKMLQLGLNRVYKLWLVIEVGKKIRFDSQTDFGLTLLLFKRWTKKIEPGLNWPNSGVFWLTFGCISSCAYDIRAERLWLDQPTDRRSPPPPPGEQLLASTGTAFRRGGKEGQSPKGGKSINTYTHDKDEDGRMALASPLPPVSGRMSFLAPPPFKAAAGVPAAGISIPWWPRQRLDGRRLRSAPASLPRLASVRSVVLDIEGTTSPISFVTDVLFPYARDNVRNHLDATYGTDETKDDIALLRAQVEQDLAEGVAGAVPVPPDEAGKDSVIDALVANVEAMIKADRKITSLKQLQGHIWRTGFEGQEIKGVVFDDVPPALEKWHDSGIKTYIYSSGSREAQRLIFGNTTYGDLRKHLCGFFDTTIGTKREARSYYEIWQSVGVDRPSQILFLTDVYQEATAAQAAGLEVLISIRPGNAPLPENHRFETITSFAEILT; translated from the exons ATGGCGGCTTCGCCGGCTTGTGCTCCGGTCCTCGTCTCCGGCCCCACGCTCCCTCCGCAGCCCGTTCCCTTCCGCTGCTACCGGGCCCAAAAGCCTTCCTCCGCGTCGTCCACCTCCTGGCGCCCGCGCCGCAGGCGGTTCGTTCTGGTTGCAGCTGCCTCCACCCGCACCTCCCCTGCGGCCGCTCGGGGCCTCGACGCCGACGACTTCCGCCACCCGCTCGACAAGCAG AACACTCTGCTGCTAAGAGCGATTCCTGGGCTCAACGACATCGGCAAAGCTTTGTTAG GACCCGTCTCGGAGCAAGTTATGGTCCTCCAGAACATTGGAACATCAGTTCTCGTCTCCCCAAACCAG CTTCCAGATCTCCACCAACTGCTGGCTGAGGCTGCAACGCTCTTGAACACGGAAGCTCCTGACTTGTACATAAGGCAGAATCCTGTTCCAAATGCTTACACCTTAGCAATCAATGGCAAAAAACCATTCATTGTCGTTCACACAAGCCTTGTGGAGCTGCTTACTCCAAAGGAATTGCAG GCTGTTTTGGCTCATGAGCTGGGTCACCTCAAGTGCGATCATGGTGTATGGCTCACTTTCGCCAATATACTCACAATGGGAGCATACACTGTCCCTG GTTTTGGCATGGTTGCTGGCTTCCTGGAAGAGCAGCTATACAGGTGGCTACGTGCTGCAGAGCTGACTTGTGACAGGGCAGCTCTTCTTGTGGTGCAAGACCCAAAG GTTGTCATCTCTGTTCTGATGAAATTGGCCGGAGGATGCCCATCTCTTGCCGACCAGTTAAACGTGGATGCCTTCTTGGAGCAAGCTCGTTCCTACGACAAAGCTGCATCAAACCCAGTTGGGTGGTACATCCG GAATGCACAAACCAGAGAGCTTTCACACCCTTTGCCTGTGATGCGAGCCCGAGAGATCGATGAGTGGTCAAGAAGCCAGGAGTACAAGACCACAATGCAAAAAATGCTTCAGCTGGGGCTAAATAGGGTATA CAAGCTATGGCTAGTAATTGAGGTTGGCAAGAAAATCAG ATTTGATTCCCAAACAGATTTTGGCCTCACGTTATTACTCTTTAAGAGGTGGACAAAAAAGATTGAGCCTGGCTTGAATTGGCCTAATTCTGGTGTATTTTGGCTCACATTTGGATGCATTTCGTCTTGCGCATACGACATACGAGCAGAGAGGTTGTGGCTGGACCAACCGACTGACCGGCGGTCCCCGCCTCCTCCACCCGGGGAGCAGCTGCTTGCATCCACTGGCACTGCATTCCGCAGAGGAGGGAAGGAGGGCCAGAGCCCAAAAGGCGGAAAGTCGATCAACACCTACACGCACGATAAAGATGAGGATGGGCGGATGGCATTGgcatcgccattgccgccggtgtCAGGTAG GATGAGCTTCCTCGCTCCGCCGCCGTTCAAGGCAGCCGCGGGCGTTCCGGCGGCCGGAATCAGCATCCCGTGGTGGCCGCGGCAGCGATTGGATGGTCGCCGTTTGCGATCAGCCCCAGCAAGCCTTCCTCGACTAGCATCAGTG CGAAGCGTGGTGCTGGACATCGAAGGCACGACGAGCCCCATCTCGTTCGTGACGGACGTGCTCTTCCCCTACGCCCGCGACAACGTCCGCAACCACCTGGACGCCACCTACGGCACCGATGAGACCAAGGACGACATCGCCCTGCTGCGCGCTCAG GTCGAGCAAGACCTAGCCGAGGGCGTCGCCGGCGCCGTCCCGGTTCCGCCGGACGAGGCCGGCAAGGACAGCGTCATCGACGCTCTGGTCGCCAACGTGGAGGCCATGATCAAGGCCGATAGGAAAATAACCTCACTGAAGCAATTGCAG GGCCACATCTGGAGGACTGGGTTCGAGGGCCAAGAAATCAAGGGAGTGGTGTTCGATGACGTGCCACCGGCTCTCGAGAAGTGGCACGACAGTGGCATCAAG ACGTACATATATTCCAGTGGTAGCAGAGAAGCCCAGAGGCTTATTTTCGGGAACACTACCTACGGCGACCTTAGAAAGCACCTGTGTGGATTTTTTGACACAACAATTGG AACCAAGAGAGAAGCTCGCAGCTACTACGAGATCTGGCAGTCGGTCGGGGTAGATCGGCCGtctcagatattgttcttaacagATGTGTATCAAGAAGCAACGGCTGCACAGGCCGCAG GCCTTGAGGTACTAATATCTATCAGACCTGGAAATGCGCCACTCCCTGAAAACCATAGGTTTGAGACAATCACGTCATTTGCGGAAATCTTGACATGA